The Shinella zoogloeoides genome contains the following window.
CAACGTCATCGCCCCGCCGCTCGCCATCGACGGCACGGCGCTCACCATCCGCAAGTTCAAGAAGGACAAGCTGACGCTCGACCAGCTCGTGCGCTTCGGCTCGATCACGCCGGAAGGCGCCGCGCTCCTCCAGATCATCGGCCGCGTGCGCTGCAATCTCGTCATCTCCGGCGGCACTGGCTCGGGCAAGACGACGCTGCTCAACTGCCTCACCAACTATATCGACCGGGACGAGCGGGTCATCACCTGCGAGGACTCGGCCGAACTCCAGCTTCAGCAGCCGCATGTCGTGCGTCTCGAAACCCGCCCGCCGAATATCGAGGGCGAGGGCGAGATCACCATGCGCGACCTCATCAAGAACTGCCTGCGCATGCGTCCCGAACGCATCATCGTCGGCGAAGTGCGCGGACCGGAGGTCTTCGACCTGTTGCAGGCGATGAACACCGGCCACGACGGCTCCATGGGCACGATCCACGCCAACACGCCGCGCGAATGCCTCTCCCGTATGGAATCGATGATCGCCATGGGCGGCTACACGCTGCCGGCCAAGACCGTGCGCGAGATCATCGCCGGCTCCATCGACGTCATCATCCAGGCCTCGCGCCTGCGCGACGGTTCGCGCCGCATCACCCACATCACCGAAGTGGTCGGCATGGAAGGCGACGTCATCGTCACGCAGGACCTGATGCGCTTCGAGTTGCAGGGCGAGGACGCCAACGGCCGGATCATCGGCCAGCACATGGGCACGGGCATCGGCAAGCCGCATTTCTGGGATCGCGCCCGCTATTTCAACGAGGACAAGCGCCT
Protein-coding sequences here:
- a CDS encoding CpaF family protein gives rise to the protein MFGKRGNEGSGKSGTMGQTAHAVPAAATTVTAERPVAAAPAQPVFEPAPPPAAAPAAAATRRRVARTEDYYDTKSQVFSALIDTIDLSQLAKLDTESAREEIRDIVNDIITIKNFAMSISEQEELLDDICNDVLGYGPLEPLLARDDIADIMVNGAGKTYIEVGGKVQESEIRFRDNAQLLSICQRIVSQVGRRVDESSPICDARLPDGSRVNVIAPPLAIDGTALTIRKFKKDKLTLDQLVRFGSITPEGAALLQIIGRVRCNLVISGGTGSGKTTLLNCLTNYIDRDERVITCEDSAELQLQQPHVVRLETRPPNIEGEGEITMRDLIKNCLRMRPERIIVGEVRGPEVFDLLQAMNTGHDGSMGTIHANTPRECLSRMESMIAMGGYTLPAKTVREIIAGSIDVIIQASRLRDGSRRITHITEVVGMEGDVIVTQDLMRFELQGEDANGRIIGQHMGTGIGKPHFWDRARYFNEDKRLAATLDAMEKP